Proteins from one Penicillium digitatum chromosome 2, complete sequence genomic window:
- a CDS encoding corA-like mg2+ transporter protein domain-containing protein, with amino-acid sequence MPRTIVRQTPPQTTSCRYLRRANLQDLLERLFPDQTDFGIQLIEDQWWFTAPRIVGTAELDSAQDE; translated from the exons ATGCCTAGAACCATCGTGAGACAGACTCCTCCTCAAACCACCAGTTGTCGCTATTTACGGAGAGCCAATCTTCAGGATTTACTTGAACGGTTATTCCCGGATCAAACAGACTTTGGTATTCAG CTTATAGAAGATCAATGGTGGTTCACTGCCCCTAGAATAGTGGGTACT GCTGAGCTCGA TTCGGCTCAGGATGAATAG
- a CDS encoding Amino acid/polyamine transporter I, with translation MSFSTLVATSAAEFNFWDYIHERPALQGGVLYFGIPLMLVFINAIRIEIYGWLEVATGSLKILFLGFIVVTLIAINRGAGPGTRPLGDKYWASAKEFDKRAANNWSTALLMSISIATFAYTGVEVFAVSALEAKWTYRADETSTISDVLERPNDAQIGKSFQFSARFIPLLAMVGYTMSGLVATFDIERDNCALPRLSWLSLDAEAGCKKPSNSAAFVSIAAMSNIPHMADVFNALLVFTCLSCAATNLYVASRTLFGLTSRLDGGEGQRWYLRIFAWFGKTDGRQVPLRAMVFSAVAFWWVPFLQLIRGNKSTQSSENSTKHNVKETRASVDMFVEVLSQMAYSAVLIVWACECLAFIRFYHCICQHRDYLRREEVPHVQRWSEEDGSEYPYRSRWQPYTAYFALLGCIFVSLVANGAALWNGFHLLPFLASYLTVIVFVGLWVLLKFMRGAKWSLVDLSQPEKAKRIFNDLQDIRLSVTQSD, from the exons ATGTCTTTCTCCACACTGGTGGCAACCTCCGCTGCGGAGTTCAACTTCTGGGATTACATCCACGAGAGGCCGGCTCTACAAGGTGGTGTGTTATATTTTGGAATCCCACTAATGCTTGTCTTCATCAATGCCATAAGAATTGAG ATCTATGGTTGGTTGGAAGTGGCAACAGGCAGCCTCAAAATACTGTTCCTTGGCTTTATCGTCGTGACACTGATTGCAATTAACCGTGGGG CTGGCCCAGGTACTCGGCCCTTGGGTGATAAGT ATTGGGCTTCGGCGAAAGAATTTGATAAACGGGCGGCAAATAACTGGAGCACTGCTCTTCT AATGAGCATTTCGATAGCAACCTTTGCCTACACTGGAGTCGAAGTTTTTGCTGTGTCTGCTCTGGAAGCAAAATGGACTTATCGTGCAGACGAAACTTCAACCATCTCCGACGTACTTGAACGGCCCAACGACGCTCAAATCGGGAAATCATTCCAGTTTTCCGCTAGATTCATTCCTTTGCTTGCAATGGTTGGCTATACCATGAGTGGATTGGTTGCAACATTTGATATAGAGCGGGATAATTGCGCTCTCCCTCGGCTCAGTTGGCTGTCATTGGATGCGGAAGCCGGGTGCAAAAAACCTTCAAACAGTGCGGCATTCGTTTCAATTGCTGCAATGTCCAACATTCCGCACATGGCAGACGTGTTCAATGCTTTGCTCGTGTTTACGTGTCTCTCTTGTGCTGCAACGAATCTGTATGTCGCCTCTCGCACCTTGTTTGGTCTGACAAGTCGTCTGGATGGAGGCGAAGGCCAACGATGGTATCTGCGTATCTTTGCGTGGTTTGGCAAAACGGATGGACGACAGGTTCCCCTGCGAGCTATGGTATTCTCCGCAGTTGCATTCTGGTGGGTTCCATTCCTGCAGCTGATCCGCGGCAATAAAAGCACCCAATCCTCGGAGAATTCCACTAAACATAATGTGAAGGAAACGCGGGCTTCCGTGGATATG TTTGTGGAGGTATTGAGCCAAATGGCCTACTCTGCGGTTTTAATCGTCTGGGCATGCGAGTGTCTGGCGTTCATTCGCTTCTATCATTG TATTTGTCAACATCGCGATTATCTCAGACGCGAGGAAGTCCCCCACGTCCAGCGCTGGAGCGAGGAGGACGGCAGTGAGTATCCATACCGCAGCCGATGGCAGCCATATACAGCATATTTCGCCTTGTTGGGTTGTATCTTTGTCTCATTAGTCGCAAACGGGGCTGCATTGTGGAATGGATTCCATCTTTTACCATTCTTGGCATCCTACCTCACG GTTATCGTCTTCGTAGGTCTATGGGTGTTATTGAAGTTTATGCGGGGCGCGAAGTGGTCTCTAGTTGATCTCTCACAGCCTGAAAAAGCTAAGAGGATATTTAATGATCTACAGGACATCCGACTGAGTGTGACCCAGTCCGATTAA
- a CDS encoding Mg2+ transporter protein, CorA-like, with amino-acid sequence MTSFDHNCVDHPVEPVQVCELGEDATPFLTRGACQQSDLRTVEDMASFLRNNQNKYQCRLVSICQRTSRRPLQITKPMIDLLVAGHDIGSSFWAVVSCFYQRSDDIEGVFCLPLTQSCVGSIHELSYTIRYPEYKPQDEKWVIRQTGIYHRYDKTSRQSLFILFNPTPQSRAQSQAENLLCNFHPEVESDPFWLHRLLFATYFPAWRKYIAVQEQLFLPLAGSIIATLVSGPLAVSYDTLRTLTALETRFLEVPAILKSATNILDELYDVGSFRSGQSTDHPGVHYFKNLRRECIAISHNASHLQQRTKIVSKQLADTLLLRDQVLAKEQNASMLQLNKSAVFITKLTLIYLPSSFLATLFGMNFFDMDQANNRIVVTPMIWIFFVLAAALTAVTLLLYSWLLRHDSVTSRALEPKMQRRPTWNLEGVIRRLTGSTNANIELQAC; translated from the exons ATGACTTCCTTTGATCATAACTGCGTAGACCATCCGGTTGAACCGGTGCAAGTCTGTGAGCTTGGAGAGGATGCGACACCGTTCCTCACAAGAGGCGCATGTCAGCAATCAGATCTTCGCACAGTGGAGGATATGGCATCTTTTCTGAGAAATAATCAGAACAAGTACCAATGTCGACTGGT GTCAATCTGTCAACGTACTTCTCGACGACCATTGCAGATCACTAAGCCAATGATTGACCTCCTCGTTGCTGGACACGACATAGGTTCATCATTTTGGGCGGTGGTATCGTGCTTTTATCAGCGCAGCGATGACATCGAAGGGGTGTTCTGTCTACCATTGACACAGTCCTGCGTTGGTTCCATTCATG AGCTATCTTACACAATAAGATACCCCGAGTACAAGCCACAAGACGAAAAATGGGTGATTCGCCAGACTGGAATTTACCACCGATACGATAAAACTTCCCGCCAAAGCCTTTTCATACTGTTCAATCCCACCCCACAATCCCGAGCCCAGTCGCAGGCTGAGAATCTACTGTGCAATTTTCACCCTGAAGTTGAATCTGATCCTTTTTGGTTACACCGGCTCTTGTTTGCAACATACTTCCCTGCATGGAGGAAATACATCGCCGTCCAGGAACAGCTCTTTTTACCCCTTGCAGGTAGTATAATTGCCACTTTGGTTAGTGGGCCTTTGGCTGTAAGTTATGACACCCTTAGAACATTGACTGCCTTGGAGACAAGATTTCTCGAAGTGCCGGCTATCTTGAAATCAGCCACAAACATTCTGGACGAGCTTTATGATGTCGGTAGTTTCAGGTCAGGACAGTCAACAGATCACCCTGGGGTCCACTATTTCAAAAACCTCCGTCGAGAGTGCATTGCAATTTCCCATAATGCTTCACATTTGCAGCAACGGACAAAGATTGTCTCAAAGCAACTGGCTGACACGTTGTTGCTTCGGGATCAGGTGCTGGCAAAGGAACAAAATGCGAGCATGCTGCAGCTGAACAAGTCGGCAGTATTCATCACCAAATTGACGTTGATATATCTTCCCTCGTCATTCTTAGCT ACTCTATTTGGTATGAATTTCTTCGATATGGATCAAGCCAACAATCGCATTGTTGTTACACCTATGATATGGATCTTTTTCGTCTTAGCAGCCGCCTTAACCGCAGTCACGCTCCTTTTGTACTCCTGGTTATTGCGCCACGATAGTGTAACATCACGCGCACTGGAGCCAAAAATGCAAAGAAGACCAACTTGGAATCTGGAAGGAGTGATCAGGCGGCTCACAGGTAGCACCAATGCCAATATTGAGCTACAGGCGTGTTAG